One region of Xylanimonas ulmi genomic DNA includes:
- a CDS encoding GtrA family protein, whose product MRASVVRYLVAGGLAFLVDFGMLAFLRMVLGWRTGIAAAVAFLLSFAFTYTVQRRIGFVSRAPHGRALVRYTVLVAFNTLVTSVIVALIDQTAGGWGVGKVVATAVTTVTNYFVYRSWVFAGSGPAAQDDEPTTVCDGQTTTEREP is encoded by the coding sequence GTGAGAGCAAGCGTCGTGCGCTATCTCGTCGCGGGCGGGCTTGCCTTTCTCGTGGACTTCGGCATGCTCGCGTTCCTCCGCATGGTTCTCGGGTGGCGGACGGGCATCGCCGCCGCGGTGGCCTTCCTGCTGAGCTTCGCCTTCACCTACACCGTTCAGCGCCGGATCGGCTTCGTGTCGCGTGCGCCCCACGGTCGCGCGTTGGTGCGCTACACGGTTCTCGTGGCCTTCAACACCCTGGTCACGTCCGTCATCGTCGCCCTCATCGACCAGACCGCGGGCGGTTGGGGTGTGGGCAAGGTCGTCGCGACGGCGGTGACCACAGTGACCAACTACTTCGTCTACCGCTCGTGGGTGTTCGCGGGCTCTGGGCCAGCCGCGCAGGACGACGAGCCGACCACGGTCTGCGACGGGCAGACCACAACAGAACGGGAGCCGTGA
- a CDS encoding glycosyltransferase family 2 protein, protein MVFEGARIAAVVPAYNEAKMIATVIETMPHFVDHIIVVDDCSSDGTSDVVQASADERVVLVRHETNKGVGGAIITGHRKAMALGADVNVIMAGDAQMDPDYLPPLLEQVTTHGYGFAKANRFFAPESFHGMPRYRVFGNIVLSFMTKFASGYWHLFDPQNGYTAIRTEVLRRLDLDRIAPRYSFENDLLIRLNILQVPAVDVPIPAVYGNEVSSIRLSKVVPELLTLLTVGFWRRIWYRYVLWSFSPIALLLVLGLLLSGFGLAVAIWVCFQIAASVVATAATVMLAAVPLMVGAQMLIGALQLDIQASPSTPSGEPFERTAPR, encoded by the coding sequence ATGGTGTTCGAAGGAGCGCGGATCGCCGCCGTTGTGCCTGCGTACAACGAGGCGAAGATGATCGCCACGGTCATCGAGACGATGCCCCACTTCGTCGACCACATCATCGTCGTCGACGACTGCAGCTCCGACGGCACCAGCGACGTCGTCCAGGCGTCGGCCGACGAGCGCGTCGTGCTCGTGCGCCACGAGACCAACAAGGGCGTGGGCGGCGCGATCATCACCGGCCACCGCAAGGCGATGGCGCTCGGCGCCGACGTGAACGTGATCATGGCCGGCGACGCGCAGATGGACCCCGACTACCTGCCCCCGCTCCTCGAACAGGTCACGACTCACGGGTACGGCTTCGCCAAGGCCAACCGGTTCTTCGCTCCGGAGTCGTTCCACGGGATGCCCCGCTACCGGGTCTTCGGCAACATCGTGCTGTCGTTCATGACGAAGTTCGCGAGCGGATACTGGCACCTGTTCGACCCGCAGAACGGCTACACGGCCATCCGGACGGAGGTGCTTCGGCGTCTTGACCTCGACCGCATCGCACCGCGCTACAGCTTCGAGAACGACCTGCTGATACGCCTGAACATCCTCCAGGTGCCGGCAGTCGACGTGCCGATCCCCGCGGTCTACGGCAACGAGGTCTCAAGCATCCGGCTGAGCAAGGTCGTGCCGGAGCTCCTCACGCTGCTCACCGTGGGGTTCTGGCGTCGCATCTGGTACCGGTACGTCCTCTGGTCGTTCTCGCCGATCGCGCTGCTCCTCGTCCTCGGTCTCCTCCTGAGCGGATTCGGGCTCGCCGTGGCGATCTGGGTGTGCTTCCAGATCGCCGCCTCCGTCGTCGCGACGGCGGCCACGGTGATGCTCGCCGCCGTGCCGCTCATGGTGGGCGCGCAGATGCTCATCGGCGCACTTCAGCTCGACATCCAGGCGAGCCCCTCGACGCCGAGCGGCGAGCCCTTCGAGCGGACGGCGCCCCGGTAG
- a CDS encoding DUF2142 domain-containing protein, producing the protein MPPNPLHALTLRGRSLLGALAILGAVLSVVAWATASPPGSSPDEDFHLASIWCPTPIDGACETRVGDTGVTQAEVPRLLVESSSCNMFQPAESGACALGVEGTAWTSRLDHGGGYPGTYYDIVHHLVGDDPAATVVTIRIVNGLLAVGLITAVVLLLPLGGRRHVLYAVLPVVAPFPIFLVASVNPSSWAITGVIVAFFGSYGLFQPVSRARRVALAALALVGAFLAAAARADAAAFVGVAIIAVAVMFVRLTWSRRTWIAGGALTALLAATVTAFLASGQSALLLRGFSGGTATETGWTLLFANVRDFLPLLFGFAAVQPTMLNWLDTPVPAITWVTVIALSAAVAWSGLASMRPRKWIALGGVALLYVALPLIFLQVSSAHVGIAFQARYTLPLLFVLMAVVMWSPQDGGAPTIATPQTLALVSGLAVAHSVALHTQIRRFVTGLDVSGFNLNADVEWWHGGPSPMATWAFGTVGFTLLLLALFAVRERSAPAASGV; encoded by the coding sequence GTGCCACCGAACCCCCTCCACGCGCTGACGCTCCGCGGCCGATCACTCCTGGGCGCACTGGCCATCCTCGGCGCGGTTCTGTCCGTGGTCGCGTGGGCGACGGCGTCGCCTCCCGGCTCCTCGCCCGACGAAGACTTCCACCTGGCGTCGATCTGGTGCCCGACGCCGATCGACGGCGCGTGCGAGACCCGCGTGGGCGACACGGGTGTCACCCAGGCCGAGGTGCCCAGGCTGTTGGTGGAGAGTTCCTCCTGCAACATGTTCCAGCCCGCCGAGTCGGGCGCTTGCGCACTCGGCGTCGAGGGCACGGCCTGGACCTCACGCCTCGACCACGGCGGCGGGTACCCGGGGACCTACTACGACATCGTCCATCACCTCGTGGGCGACGATCCCGCGGCAACGGTCGTCACGATCCGGATCGTCAACGGACTGCTCGCGGTCGGCCTGATCACGGCGGTGGTCCTGCTCCTTCCCCTCGGCGGGCGCCGGCACGTCCTGTACGCAGTCCTGCCAGTGGTGGCGCCGTTCCCGATCTTCCTCGTCGCCAGCGTCAACCCCAGCAGCTGGGCCATCACCGGAGTCATCGTCGCGTTCTTCGGGAGCTACGGACTCTTCCAACCGGTGAGCCGCGCGAGGAGGGTCGCGCTCGCGGCACTGGCCCTCGTCGGAGCGTTCCTGGCCGCGGCGGCGCGCGCAGACGCGGCCGCGTTCGTCGGCGTGGCGATCATCGCCGTCGCGGTGATGTTCGTGCGTCTCACATGGTCGCGCAGGACCTGGATCGCCGGCGGCGCGCTCACGGCCCTGCTCGCGGCCACCGTGACCGCCTTCCTCGCCTCCGGGCAGTCCGCCCTCCTGCTCCGCGGCTTCTCCGGCGGAACGGCGACGGAGACGGGCTGGACCCTGCTGTTCGCGAACGTCCGGGACTTCCTGCCGCTGCTGTTCGGATTCGCGGCCGTTCAGCCGACGATGCTGAACTGGCTCGACACTCCCGTGCCGGCCATCACCTGGGTCACGGTGATCGCTCTCAGCGCGGCGGTCGCGTGGAGCGGCCTGGCGTCGATGCGCCCGCGCAAGTGGATCGCGCTGGGCGGGGTCGCGCTGCTCTACGTCGCGCTGCCGCTGATCTTCCTCCAGGTGAGCAGCGCGCACGTCGGCATCGCGTTCCAGGCTCGGTACACGCTCCCGCTCCTGTTCGTGCTCATGGCCGTCGTCATGTGGTCACCGCAGGACGGCGGGGCTCCGACGATCGCAACGCCCCAGACGCTCGCACTGGTCAGCGGGCTCGCGGTCGCGCACAGCGTCGCGCTGCACACGCAGATCCGGCGGTTCGTCACCGGCCTCGACGTCTCCGGCTTCAACCTCAACGCGGATGTCGAGTGGTGGCACGGGGGGCCGTCGCCGATGGCCACCTGGGCGTTCGGGACGGTGGGGTTCACGCTCCTCCTGCTCGCCCTGTTCGCCGTTCGGGAGCGGTCCGCGCCGGCGGCCTCCGGCGTCTGA
- a CDS encoding class I SAM-dependent methyltransferase — MSHYQTVVDLTVRNSSQTLEVEMVGTGKRVLDVGCAGGFLADALNLQGCTVSGVEYDADAAQEARPKLRRLEIADIEKSPLAELFRGDEFDRIVFGDVLEHLRDPAAVLRSAMELLPPDGRIVISVPNVAHGSLRLALLQGRWRYRDTGLLDRTHITFFTLESLVAMLTSLGLVIHDAWSPQLDVLGTEVEVAPDTFPGGLVDWVRHQPRALDYQYVVSVGVGEPTGELPDVKPAATWEEIVPDDRFAQEARDRVAGEHARMYQRDHVMGLEAGLARAELTYADAAARAKAEYADAVEQANAKLERARATVDEIQAERERLSRLVEDLDSQSKELRASTTWRIGSLVMAPLRFVKRARR, encoded by the coding sequence GTGAGCCACTACCAGACCGTGGTCGACCTGACGGTGCGGAACTCGAGCCAGACGCTCGAGGTCGAGATGGTCGGTACCGGCAAGCGCGTGCTCGACGTCGGTTGCGCAGGGGGGTTCCTCGCCGACGCGCTCAACCTCCAGGGGTGCACGGTGAGCGGAGTCGAGTATGACGCCGACGCCGCGCAGGAGGCGCGCCCGAAGCTGAGGCGCTTGGAGATCGCCGACATCGAGAAGAGCCCGCTCGCCGAGCTGTTCCGCGGGGACGAGTTCGACCGGATCGTCTTCGGCGACGTCCTTGAGCACCTGCGCGACCCGGCCGCGGTGCTGCGCTCGGCCATGGAACTGCTGCCCCCCGACGGCCGCATCGTGATCTCCGTGCCGAATGTCGCGCACGGGTCGCTGCGGCTCGCGCTCCTGCAGGGGCGCTGGCGCTACCGCGACACGGGTCTGCTCGACCGCACGCACATCACCTTCTTCACGCTCGAGAGCCTCGTCGCGATGCTCACGTCGCTCGGGCTCGTCATCCACGACGCGTGGTCGCCGCAGCTCGACGTGCTCGGGACCGAGGTGGAGGTCGCCCCGGACACGTTCCCTGGCGGCCTGGTCGACTGGGTGCGGCACCAGCCGCGCGCGCTCGACTATCAGTATGTCGTGAGCGTCGGTGTCGGTGAGCCGACCGGTGAGTTGCCCGACGTCAAGCCTGCGGCCACGTGGGAGGAGATCGTCCCGGACGACCGGTTCGCCCAGGAGGCGAGGGACCGCGTCGCAGGAGAGCACGCGCGCATGTACCAGCGCGACCACGTCATGGGCCTTGAGGCCGGTCTCGCACGGGCCGAGCTCACCTACGCCGACGCCGCGGCGCGCGCCAAGGCGGAGTACGCCGACGCCGTCGAGCAGGCGAACGCGAAGCTCGAGAGGGCGAGGGCGACGGTGGACGAGATCCAGGCGGAGCGGGAGCGATTGTCGCGGCTTGTCGAGGATCTCGACTCACAGAGCAAGGAGCTGCGCGCGTCGACGACATGGAGGATCGGCTCGCTGGTGATGGCGCCGCTGCGGTTCGTCAAGCGTGCCCGGCGATGA
- a CDS encoding glycosyltransferase family 2 protein, which yields MTAPLFSIVTPVYNPPIDVLRDMIDAVRAQTFADWELILVDDVSPDPAVRETLRASAAADSRIVVVEREENGHIVAASNDGIERARGEFVVLVDHDDLITANALKAVARAIEATPTADYLYSDEDKVDAEGNLYDTFRKPDWSPERLRGHMYTGHLSVLRTSLVRAVGGFREGFDGSQDHDLVLRVTERARDVVHLREVLYHWRVVPGSAAGDPNAKPYAWIAGRKAVQEHLDRLGVRATAQFAQHPSTYRIVRDPVGDDVLVSVIIPTRGGAGYVWGERRVFVIDAVRSLLERGGHRNLEIVVVYDAATPSDVLDGLRRLAGERLVLVAYDRPFNYSEKCNLGVLASHGGVILLLNDDIEVIAPGFVTKLVAPLSEPGVGMTGARLLYSDNTIQHAGVAVWAGNYVHRFRKALDEDPGGFVTLCVDREVSALTAACAALTRGTYERAGGLSEQLPVNFNDVDLSLKVGLLGLRRLWIAEARAYHFESQTREVCVEAWEPAFMVNRWHMPDQDPYLPE from the coding sequence ATGACGGCCCCGCTCTTCTCGATCGTCACGCCCGTCTACAACCCGCCGATCGACGTGCTGCGAGACATGATCGACGCGGTTCGCGCGCAGACGTTCGCGGACTGGGAGCTCATCCTCGTCGACGACGTCTCACCCGATCCGGCCGTGCGGGAGACGTTGCGGGCGTCGGCGGCCGCCGACAGCCGCATCGTCGTGGTGGAGCGTGAGGAGAACGGCCACATCGTCGCCGCCTCCAACGATGGGATCGAGCGAGCCCGCGGTGAGTTCGTGGTGCTCGTCGATCATGACGACCTGATCACGGCGAACGCGCTCAAGGCCGTGGCCCGGGCCATCGAGGCCACACCGACCGCCGACTACCTGTACTCCGACGAGGACAAGGTCGACGCCGAGGGCAACCTCTACGACACGTTCCGCAAGCCCGACTGGTCACCTGAGCGGCTCCGCGGGCACATGTACACGGGCCACCTGTCGGTGCTGCGCACGTCGCTCGTTCGCGCCGTCGGGGGGTTCCGTGAGGGCTTTGACGGGTCGCAGGACCACGACCTGGTGCTGCGGGTGACGGAGCGCGCACGCGACGTCGTGCACCTGCGCGAGGTGCTCTACCACTGGCGCGTGGTGCCGGGGTCCGCCGCTGGGGACCCGAACGCCAAGCCCTATGCGTGGATCGCGGGGCGCAAGGCCGTACAGGAGCACCTCGACCGGCTCGGGGTCCGCGCGACCGCGCAGTTCGCGCAGCACCCGAGCACCTACCGCATCGTGCGCGACCCGGTCGGTGACGACGTGCTGGTGTCGGTGATCATCCCGACGCGTGGCGGAGCCGGGTACGTGTGGGGCGAGAGGCGCGTCTTCGTCATCGACGCCGTGCGCTCACTCCTCGAGCGAGGCGGGCACCGCAACCTGGAGATCGTCGTCGTCTACGACGCCGCGACGCCCTCAGACGTGCTCGACGGCCTCAGACGGCTCGCAGGGGAGCGGCTGGTGCTCGTCGCGTACGACAGGCCGTTCAACTACAGCGAGAAGTGCAATCTCGGCGTGCTCGCCTCGCACGGCGGGGTGATCCTGCTGTTGAACGACGACATCGAGGTGATCGCCCCCGGGTTCGTCACCAAGCTCGTCGCGCCGCTGTCGGAGCCGGGAGTCGGCATGACCGGAGCGCGGTTGCTGTACTCCGACAACACGATCCAGCACGCGGGCGTGGCCGTGTGGGCCGGGAACTACGTGCACCGCTTTCGCAAGGCGCTCGACGAGGATCCCGGTGGTTTCGTCACGCTGTGCGTCGACCGCGAGGTGAGCGCGCTGACGGCCGCCTGTGCGGCGCTGACCCGCGGAACCTACGAGCGGGCGGGGGGCCTTAGCGAGCAGCTCCCGGTCAACTTCAACGATGTCGACCTCTCGCTCAAGGTCGGTCTGCTCGGCCTGAGACGGTTGTGGATCGCCGAGGCCCGCGCTTACCACTTCGAGTCCCAGACGCGCGAGGTCTGCGTGGAGGCGTGGGAGCCGGCCTTCATGGTGAACCGCTGGCACATGCCGGACCAGGACCCCTACCTGCCCGAGTGA
- a CDS encoding ABC transporter ATP-binding protein: MTTVVEIANLSKHFTIRKEKSLKERVVNFGRSRAHKEDFWALRDIDVSIEAGTTVGLIGPNGSGKSTLLKMIGGILQPDTGSVSIRGRLAALLELGAGFHPDLTGRENVYLNASILGISREQTDKYFDAIVDFSGIEKFIDTQVKFYSSGMYVRLAFAVAVHVDPDILLVDEVLAVGDEPFQRKCLERIRQFQAEGRTIILVTHGLDQVDEFCDRAVVLENGRVVTDGTAREALRTLRADFEDARQEERSRQQAAPDARKELDAHFTGIALRSDSGAIGQPTLAQGEGLLVAMEIDSPVPVARPIIEIGIATPLGMSVYSTNTTLLGVEPGTLRPTSKFQVHLGGMRLGEGDYSIQVGLTLDDGTEVHRVPDAAQFSVTGPGTSAGFVGADAEFEVLS; encoded by the coding sequence ATGACCACCGTCGTCGAGATCGCGAACCTGTCCAAGCACTTCACGATCCGCAAGGAAAAGTCGCTCAAGGAGCGCGTCGTCAACTTCGGACGCTCGCGCGCGCACAAGGAGGACTTCTGGGCGCTGCGCGACATCGACGTGTCGATCGAGGCGGGCACGACGGTCGGCCTCATCGGACCGAACGGGTCGGGCAAGTCCACGCTGCTGAAGATGATCGGCGGGATCCTCCAGCCTGACACCGGATCAGTGAGCATCCGCGGTCGCCTGGCCGCTCTGCTCGAGCTCGGCGCCGGGTTCCACCCCGACCTGACCGGACGCGAGAACGTCTACCTCAACGCGTCGATCCTGGGGATCTCACGGGAGCAGACGGACAAGTACTTCGACGCGATCGTCGACTTCTCCGGGATCGAGAAGTTCATCGACACGCAGGTGAAGTTCTACTCGTCCGGCATGTACGTGCGCCTCGCATTCGCCGTGGCCGTGCATGTGGATCCCGACATCCTGCTGGTCGACGAGGTGCTCGCCGTCGGCGACGAGCCGTTCCAGCGCAAGTGCCTCGAGCGGATCCGGCAGTTCCAGGCCGAGGGCCGCACGATCATCCTGGTCACCCACGGCCTCGACCAGGTCGATGAGTTCTGCGACCGCGCGGTCGTGCTGGAGAACGGACGCGTGGTCACGGACGGCACGGCGCGCGAGGCGCTCCGGACCCTGAGGGCCGATTTCGAGGACGCCCGCCAGGAGGAGCGGTCGCGCCAGCAGGCGGCCCCCGACGCGCGCAAGGAACTCGACGCCCACTTCACCGGGATCGCGCTGCGCTCGGACTCGGGGGCGATCGGCCAGCCCACTCTCGCTCAGGGCGAGGGTCTGTTGGTCGCGATGGAGATCGACTCCCCCGTGCCGGTGGCGCGTCCGATCATCGAGATCGGCATCGCCACGCCCCTCGGGATGAGCGTCTACTCCACCAACACCACGCTGCTGGGAGTCGAGCCGGGAACACTTCGCCCGACGTCGAAGTTCCAGGTTCACCTGGGGGGCATGCGCCTCGGCGAGGGTGACTACTCGATCCAGGTCGGCCTGACCCTTGACGACGGCACCGAGGTCCACCGCGTGCCGGACGCCGCGCAGTTCTCCGTGACGGGCCCGGGAACGTCGGCGGGGTTCGTCGGAGCCGACGCCGAGTTCGAGGTGCTGAGCTGA
- a CDS encoding ABC transporter permease, translating into MTSDVSHRAALLAAEPLRPAGPRRGFATGTLDSLRDLAAHRELLGMLVRRELKARYKDSTLGFVWSLLRPLAMLGIYYIVLGQFMGAARGIPGFAIFIFAGLTAWGFYSETISAGTGSIVANSGLVKKVYLPREVFPLASVGSSLFNFAMQMIILLLGTVLVGQVPTGSRWLYAVLALAVLLVYSLALGLVLGAVNVYLRDVQYLVEIAIMIFMWVSPIVYSWHFVVDALGRTSMSASTQSALMEVYLANPATLAVLGFQKTFWVAGDTPDPSMGFVPHPISDLALRLGVALAVGVVLLWVAQRVFARLQANFAQEL; encoded by the coding sequence ATGACCTCGGATGTCAGCCATCGCGCTGCGCTGCTCGCGGCTGAGCCGCTTCGGCCCGCAGGACCCCGCCGTGGGTTCGCGACAGGGACGCTCGACTCGCTTCGCGACCTCGCCGCCCACCGCGAACTGCTGGGCATGCTGGTGCGCCGCGAGCTCAAGGCGCGCTACAAGGACAGCACGCTCGGGTTCGTCTGGAGCCTCCTGCGCCCGCTGGCAATGCTCGGCATTTACTACATCGTGCTCGGGCAGTTCATGGGCGCGGCCCGGGGCATCCCGGGCTTCGCGATCTTCATCTTCGCCGGCCTGACCGCGTGGGGCTTCTATTCCGAGACGATCTCCGCCGGCACGGGTTCGATCGTCGCCAACAGCGGACTCGTGAAGAAGGTCTACCTCCCTCGCGAGGTCTTCCCCCTCGCGTCGGTGGGCTCGTCGCTCTTCAACTTCGCGATGCAGATGATCATCCTGCTCCTGGGAACCGTGCTGGTCGGGCAGGTTCCCACGGGCTCGCGGTGGCTCTACGCCGTCCTGGCCCTCGCTGTGCTGCTCGTCTACTCGCTTGCGCTCGGACTCGTCCTCGGCGCCGTCAACGTGTACCTGCGAGACGTCCAGTACCTCGTCGAGATCGCGATCATGATCTTCATGTGGGTCTCCCCCATCGTGTACTCCTGGCACTTTGTCGTCGACGCGCTCGGCCGCACAAGCATGTCGGCCAGCACACAGTCCGCGTTGATGGAGGTGTACCTGGCCAACCCCGCGACGCTCGCCGTGCTCGGCTTCCAGAAGACCTTCTGGGTCGCCGGTGACACCCCGGATCCCAGCATGGGATTTGTCCCGCACCCGATCTCCGACCTCGCACTGCGCCTGGGCGTCGCGCTGGCCGTGGGCGTCGTCCTTCTGTGGGTCGCGCAGCGCGTGTTTGCCCGGCTGCAAGCAAACTTCGCCCAGGAGCTGTGA
- a CDS encoding glycosyltransferase family 39 protein has protein sequence MTTLRGLTHVSERVGAALDRNRAILLFLGLSFALYSAWSFLTPTAYAPDEAMRLTLVHYMMDHGRLPAADDPMIREPNWGFSYAFFPFTPQILGAITGNIASWLTSSPWLILYAIRLPVIVSGVVSGWFLWLTSSQIFSRRGAWFATVLFMTWPQFAFLAGYSNVDTFAVLATTVILYSWVRGLKTSWDLRSNCALAIGLGLLAISYYNAFGWGLLSGALWLWCNAVRRSTRRPGRTWSASAALICACVASMAGWFYLRNMLMFDGDALGLRTAEALRLTYGADIVQVGQRAGSTWWSFTEMVFGDPGWLATSYETFIARFGNMTVFAPAFVVQFYSALLIAACLGLLVRVIVRHGHKSGDTVAAIAPWLFVGILVPLALSVYRSYTSDFQAQGRYLMSALPGLVLLSTHGLVSLRRALPAITSVRPVLICVYGALTLAHAACMYTVFITLFAPAS, from the coding sequence TTGACGACGCTCCGCGGGTTGACCCACGTTTCCGAGAGGGTCGGTGCGGCGCTCGATCGCAACCGGGCGATCCTTCTCTTTCTCGGACTCAGTTTCGCGCTCTACTCAGCGTGGTCCTTCCTGACTCCGACAGCCTATGCGCCGGATGAGGCGATGCGCCTCACGCTCGTCCACTACATGATGGACCATGGTCGACTCCCAGCCGCCGACGATCCGATGATCAGGGAACCCAACTGGGGATTCAGCTACGCCTTCTTTCCGTTCACACCTCAGATTCTCGGCGCAATCACGGGGAATATCGCCTCCTGGCTCACGTCGAGCCCGTGGCTGATCCTCTACGCCATTCGACTTCCCGTCATCGTCTCTGGCGTCGTCTCGGGCTGGTTCCTTTGGCTGACGAGCAGCCAGATCTTCAGCCGGCGCGGGGCTTGGTTCGCGACGGTGCTGTTCATGACCTGGCCCCAGTTCGCATTTCTTGCTGGCTATTCGAACGTCGACACGTTTGCAGTTCTCGCGACGACGGTCATCCTCTACTCGTGGGTCCGCGGTCTGAAGACTTCATGGGATCTGCGTTCGAACTGCGCACTTGCGATCGGACTCGGTCTGCTCGCGATCTCATATTACAACGCATTTGGTTGGGGCTTGCTCAGCGGCGCACTCTGGCTCTGGTGCAACGCAGTTCGTAGGTCGACGCGAAGGCCAGGGCGCACATGGTCGGCCAGCGCTGCCCTCATCTGCGCATGTGTCGCCAGCATGGCCGGTTGGTTCTATCTCCGGAACATGCTCATGTTCGATGGAGATGCCCTCGGGCTCCGAACGGCTGAGGCACTGCGCCTCACTTACGGCGCTGACATCGTTCAGGTAGGCCAGCGCGCCGGCAGCACGTGGTGGTCCTTCACGGAGATGGTATTCGGTGACCCGGGTTGGCTCGCGACGTCGTACGAGACTTTTATCGCGCGCTTTGGGAACATGACCGTGTTCGCGCCAGCGTTCGTCGTCCAGTTTTACAGCGCGCTTCTCATCGCTGCCTGTCTGGGCCTTTTGGTGAGAGTGATCGTCAGACACGGTCACAAGTCCGGCGACACCGTGGCGGCAATCGCACCCTGGCTCTTCGTCGGAATCTTGGTCCCGCTGGCGCTGTCTGTGTACCGCTCTTACACTTCGGACTTCCAGGCACAAGGACGGTACTTGATGTCCGCGCTTCCCGGGCTAGTGCTGCTTTCGACTCACGGACTCGTCTCCCTCCGGAGAGCTCTGCCAGCGATCACGAGCGTTCGCCCTGTTCTGATTTGCGTATACGGCGCCTTAACTCTCGCTCACGCGGCATGCATGTACACCGTCTTCATCACTCTCTTTGCGCCAGCCTCGTAA
- a CDS encoding GtrA family protein → MTGTRRHEREDRDSSLGVLKDRRLAFLVVGGFNTALGWALFALAQHLVGAHLGRFGYMVSLYLSYTVGVFLSYLTQRALVFRPRGHFWLDLARFSLVQIGGLALNSVLLPVIIEATSATPLVAQGFATITVAVITYLAHSRFSFRRGRTAEPSDSRRIDPARPPSTQENL, encoded by the coding sequence GTGACCGGTACCCGCCGCCACGAAAGAGAAGACCGGGACTCGTCGCTTGGGGTCCTCAAGGATCGGCGTCTGGCGTTCCTCGTGGTTGGCGGATTCAATACTGCTCTGGGATGGGCTCTGTTCGCCTTGGCCCAGCACCTTGTCGGAGCGCATCTCGGCCGCTTCGGCTACATGGTCTCGCTCTATCTGTCTTACACGGTTGGCGTATTCCTTTCCTATCTCACCCAGCGGGCACTCGTCTTTCGGCCGCGCGGCCACTTCTGGCTTGACCTCGCGCGGTTCTCACTCGTGCAGATCGGTGGATTGGCACTCAATAGCGTGCTACTTCCCGTGATCATCGAGGCGACGAGCGCGACACCACTTGTTGCTCAGGGCTTCGCCACGATCACCGTGGCTGTCATCACATACCTCGCGCATTCACGGTTCTCCTTTCGTCGTGGCCGAACTGCAGAGCCCTCCGACTCGCGTCGGATCGACCCGGCGCGCCCTCCGAGCACGCAGGAGAACCTTTGA
- a CDS encoding glycosyltransferase family 2 protein translates to MISFVIPCYCSALTIVDVVDELDETMRRAQLEHEVILVDDCSPDDTLTHLRSLAAARPHITVLALARNFGQHSALMAGLRHASGDVVVCLDDDGQTPPREVTKILQRLDEGFDVVYGRYDQKEHTALRNVGSALNEQMARALLGKPRGLYLSSFFGARRYVIDEVARYTSPYPYIIGLILRTTRSIANVTVEHKARAVGRSGYSLRKLISLWLNGFTAFSVRPLRVSAVLGVAVAACGIVYGGVTAIRAIISPSAPPGWSSLMVALLVLGGLILSALGLVGEYLGRAYISISQAPQFVIKEQINAESTTPPDPSSPADGSP, encoded by the coding sequence GTGATCTCCTTCGTCATACCCTGCTACTGCTCTGCCCTGACAATCGTCGATGTCGTCGACGAACTCGACGAGACGATGCGGCGGGCGCAACTGGAGCATGAGGTGATTCTCGTCGACGATTGCTCGCCTGACGACACGCTCACGCATCTTCGCTCACTCGCCGCCGCCAGGCCCCACATCACGGTGCTCGCCCTGGCACGGAACTTCGGGCAGCACTCGGCGCTCATGGCGGGGCTGCGTCACGCCTCTGGAGACGTCGTGGTGTGCCTCGACGACGACGGACAGACGCCCCCTCGCGAGGTGACGAAGATCTTGCAGCGCCTTGATGAGGGCTTCGATGTGGTCTATGGACGGTACGACCAAAAGGAGCACACGGCGCTGCGCAACGTCGGGAGCGCACTCAACGAGCAAATGGCGCGCGCACTACTTGGCAAGCCCCGTGGTCTCTATCTCTCGAGCTTCTTCGGGGCACGACGGTATGTCATCGATGAAGTCGCCCGATATACCAGCCCATATCCGTACATCATTGGCTTGATCCTGCGAACGACGCGCTCGATAGCCAACGTCACGGTCGAGCACAAGGCCCGAGCCGTCGGGCGCTCGGGCTATAGCCTTCGGAAGCTCATCAGCCTGTGGCTCAATGGCTTCACAGCATTCTCTGTTCGCCCGCTCCGTGTCTCCGCGGTGCTGGGCGTCGCTGTCGCCGCTTGCGGAATCGTCTACGGCGGCGTCACGGCGATCAGGGCCATCATCTCTCCATCGGCACCGCCTGGATGGAGTTCGCTCATGGTCGCGCTCCTCGTCCTCGGCGGTCTCATCCTCTCCGCGCTGGGCCTCGTCGGCGAGTACCTCGGGCGCGCATACATCTCCATCAGCCAGGCGCCTCAGTTCGTCATCAAGGAGCAGATCAACGCCGAGAGTACGACGCCGCCGGATCCCTCCTCTCCTGCGGATGGCAGTCCGTGA